The following proteins come from a genomic window of Nocardiopsis sp. YSL2:
- a CDS encoding response regulator transcription factor, with translation MTIRVLLADDQRMVRTGFRFMLDAEEDISVVGEAGDGVEAVRLARELRPDVTLMDIRMPGIDGLEATRRLAGPEVSDPLRVVVVTTFDLDEYVHAALTGGAVGFLLKDAGPALLVEAVRAGARGDALVSPSVTVRLLRHFAASRPPAPPQDDVLTARERDIVRAVARGLTNGEVAEDLFVTVSTVKTHLASVQTKLGARNRVEVAAWAYRNGLMAE, from the coding sequence GTGACGATTCGGGTACTGCTCGCCGACGACCAGCGGATGGTCCGGACGGGCTTTCGCTTCATGCTCGACGCCGAGGAGGACATCTCGGTGGTGGGCGAGGCAGGGGACGGGGTCGAGGCGGTGCGGCTGGCCCGCGAGCTGCGTCCGGACGTCACCCTCATGGACATCCGGATGCCGGGCATCGACGGGCTGGAGGCCACCCGCCGCCTGGCCGGTCCGGAGGTGTCCGACCCCCTGCGGGTGGTCGTGGTGACGACCTTCGACCTGGACGAGTACGTGCACGCGGCGCTCACCGGAGGGGCGGTCGGCTTCCTGCTCAAGGACGCCGGGCCGGCCCTGCTGGTGGAGGCGGTGCGGGCGGGCGCCCGCGGCGACGCCCTCGTCTCGCCGAGCGTCACCGTGCGCCTGCTGCGGCACTTCGCCGCCTCCCGGCCCCCGGCACCGCCCCAGGACGACGTCCTCACCGCCCGGGAACGGGACATCGTGCGGGCCGTGGCCCGGGGGCTCACCAACGGAGAGGTGGCCGAGGACCTGTTCGTGACCGTGAGCACCGTCAAGACCCACCTGGCGAGCGTCCAGACGAAGCTGGGCGCGCGCAACCGGGTGGAGGTCGCGGCCTGGGCCTACCGCAACGGCCTGATGGCGGAGTGA
- a CDS encoding sensor histidine kinase produces the protein MALTKGFGHIGDRLPAAVGALPRALALIAALLLAAVLIQSTAGLVADLSDPAWPGPPPTPMSYLPLVSGGLATLLALVALRPRSGPALTTGLTAAAALGIASASVLLWPLPKGTFGFGFVTAEMAPLLVLLALTALRARPWQITAVSLAAFAAALSDYLREPFFWSGQITTALGFVAVGLAPGLYLRWRGVQRRAHAERARAQERLAIARDLHDVVAHEVTGIVVQAQALRHIADRDPGAVRAALPEIEAAGTRALESMRAMVTRLREPGEAPLSPGAAEGLAALAAPASAGRPEVRVSVDGRVADLPADAATTVLRVAQESVTNALRYARGAALVGVEVAITADEVRIRVHDDGRGDAPPVGGGHGLVGMAERVRLLGGDLTAGPGDHGHGWTVRARLPLTAATVSAAGAAARDDDRNEDT, from the coding sequence ATGGCGTTGACCAAGGGCTTCGGCCACATCGGGGACCGGCTGCCGGCGGCGGTCGGAGCGCTCCCGCGCGCGCTGGCCCTGATCGCCGCCCTGCTGCTGGCGGCCGTTCTGATCCAGTCAACGGCGGGCCTGGTCGCCGACCTGTCCGACCCCGCGTGGCCGGGCCCGCCGCCGACGCCGATGTCCTACCTGCCCCTGGTCTCCGGTGGGCTGGCGACCCTCCTGGCCCTGGTCGCCCTGCGGCCGCGCTCGGGCCCGGCCCTGACCACGGGGCTCACCGCGGCCGCGGCGCTGGGCATCGCGTCCGCCTCGGTCCTGCTGTGGCCCCTGCCCAAGGGCACCTTCGGGTTCGGCTTCGTGACGGCGGAGATGGCGCCCCTGCTGGTCCTGCTCGCGCTCACCGCGCTGCGAGCCCGGCCCTGGCAGATCACCGCGGTCTCCCTCGCGGCCTTCGCAGCGGCGCTCTCCGACTATCTGCGCGAGCCCTTCTTCTGGTCCGGGCAGATCACGACCGCACTGGGCTTCGTGGCCGTCGGGCTGGCCCCGGGCCTGTACCTGCGCTGGCGCGGCGTCCAGCGGCGCGCGCACGCGGAGCGGGCACGCGCCCAGGAGCGGCTCGCCATCGCCCGCGACCTGCACGACGTGGTGGCGCACGAGGTGACCGGCATCGTCGTGCAGGCCCAGGCGCTGCGGCACATCGCCGACCGCGATCCCGGTGCGGTGCGCGCCGCCCTGCCCGAGATCGAGGCGGCGGGCACACGCGCGCTGGAGTCGATGCGCGCGATGGTCACCCGACTGCGGGAGCCGGGCGAGGCGCCCCTGTCGCCGGGCGCGGCCGAAGGTCTGGCGGCGCTGGCGGCGCCCGCCTCGGCCGGACGCCCCGAGGTGAGGGTGAGCGTCGACGGCCGGGTGGCGGACCTGCCGGCGGACGCCGCGACCACGGTGCTGCGCGTCGCCCAGGAGTCGGTGACGAACGCGCTGCGCTACGCGCGCGGGGCCGCCCTGGTCGGGGTGGAGGTCGCGATCACGGCGGACGAGGTCCGGATTCGCGTCCACGACGACGGTCGCGGGGACGCGCCGCCGGTCGGCGGCGGCCACGGCCTGGTGGGCATGGCCGAACGCGTCCGTCTGCTCGGCGGGGACCTCACCGCCGGCCCCGGCGACCACGGACACGGCTGGACGGTACGGGCCCGGCTGCCGCTGACCGCCGCCACGGTGTCGGCCGCCGGGGCCGCCGCCCGCGACGACGACCGGAACGAGGACACGTGA
- a CDS encoding DUF418 domain-containing protein — MTDSTTATVTADVNTPPGARVPFLDVARALAMIGVVLMNAPAVVFAAERAGERTPDALTSAVDAGLTLLMSGKARALLMVLLGAGAVFAWRSAARRGGAPLALMLRRYLVLGVLFGIPHLWVFSGDILTHYALTALVLAPLMPLLLAGSRARPLYAAALSFAVAPVVEAFAPQTHELAVLVVLVPQTLGFFCVGVWLARRPEAAPGGPGGPFRLPRRLVALGLVGQVLGVVTMVADEVFFPLELDADGVPVGLGPDGMPPSEPGSDMLVSVGGTLMGLGGALFYLGLVWWLMDRGRTCARGLGRLAPLGRMTLTAYLGSTLVFLVVMGPFEGEVPLLAQYGLAAAYFVVVALAARWWARRFRLGPLEWVWRSLTLLRPVPMRRPAVVPAAGGPAAGTGETGQRAETAAGRLGSPGA; from the coding sequence GTGACCGACAGTACGACCGCCACCGTGACCGCGGATGTGAACACGCCCCCCGGCGCACGGGTGCCCTTCCTCGACGTCGCGCGGGCGCTGGCGATGATCGGCGTGGTGCTGATGAACGCGCCCGCGGTCGTGTTCGCGGCCGAGCGCGCGGGGGAGCGCACCCCGGACGCCCTGACCTCGGCGGTGGACGCGGGGCTGACCCTGCTCATGTCCGGCAAGGCCCGAGCGCTGCTCATGGTGCTGCTCGGTGCGGGCGCGGTGTTCGCGTGGCGCTCCGCCGCCCGCCGGGGCGGCGCGCCGCTGGCCCTGATGCTGCGGCGCTACCTGGTGCTCGGTGTGCTCTTCGGGATACCGCACCTGTGGGTCTTCTCCGGTGACATCCTCACCCACTACGCGCTGACGGCCCTGGTACTGGCGCCGCTGATGCCGCTGCTGCTCGCCGGGTCGCGTGCCCGGCCGCTGTACGCCGCGGCGCTGTCCTTCGCGGTGGCGCCCGTGGTCGAGGCGTTCGCGCCCCAGACCCACGAGCTGGCGGTCCTGGTCGTCCTCGTGCCCCAGACGCTGGGCTTCTTCTGTGTGGGGGTGTGGCTGGCCCGCCGTCCGGAGGCGGCCCCGGGCGGGCCCGGAGGCCCGTTCCGGCTGCCGCGGCGGTTGGTGGCGCTGGGACTGGTCGGCCAGGTCCTGGGCGTGGTCACGATGGTCGCCGACGAGGTGTTCTTCCCGCTGGAGCTGGACGCCGACGGTGTGCCGGTCGGCCTGGGCCCCGACGGCATGCCGCCGAGTGAGCCGGGCTCGGACATGCTCGTCTCCGTGGGCGGCACGCTGATGGGGCTCGGCGGCGCTCTGTTCTACCTGGGTCTGGTGTGGTGGCTGATGGACCGTGGACGCACGTGTGCGCGCGGACTGGGCCGGCTCGCACCGCTGGGCCGGATGACCTTGACCGCCTACCTGGGGAGCACACTGGTGTTCCTGGTGGTGATGGGACCGTTCGAGGGGGAGGTGCCGCTGCTGGCGCAGTACGGGCTCGCCGCGGCCTACTTCGTCGTGGTGGCACTGGCCGCACGCTGGTGGGCCCGCCGGTTCCGGCTCGGACCGCTGGAGTGGGTGTGGCGGAGCCTCACCCTCCTGCGCCCGGTACCGATGCGGCGTCCGGCTGTCGTCCCCGCGGCGGGCGGACCGGCCGCCGGGACCGGTGAGACGGGTCAGCGCGCGGAGACCGCGGCCGGGCGGCTCGGTTCGCCCGGGGCCTGA
- a CDS encoding ubiquitin-like small modifier protein 1 translates to MRVTVHLPGLLRADAGGVAHVPVEVSDGTGLGGVLDELTTRHPGLDRRIRDEQGQLRRYVNVFVNGDECRAIGGLDASVPEGADVRLLPSVAGG, encoded by the coding sequence ATGCGGGTGACCGTGCATCTGCCCGGCCTGCTGAGGGCCGACGCCGGAGGGGTCGCGCACGTCCCGGTGGAGGTCTCCGACGGCACCGGGCTCGGCGGTGTGCTGGACGAGCTCACCACCCGCCATCCCGGGCTGGACCGGCGGATCCGCGACGAGCAGGGACAGCTGCGCCGCTACGTCAACGTGTTCGTCAACGGCGACGAGTGCCGGGCGATCGGTGGCCTGGACGCCAGCGTCCCCGAGGGCGCCGACGTCCGCCTCCTGCCCTCGGTCGCCGGCGGCTGA
- a CDS encoding sialidase family protein, which produces MTYLLVIGTRKGLFTARSEDRRTWRVDGPHRLDAADYASMSSVYAVGINPHSGRILAGAESSHFGPSVWYSDDQGATWHEPDTAPIAFPEDTDASFTRAWQFAFGDDADTVYAGVEPHALFRSSDGGRSFDLVRALWDHPHHDDWFPGAGGGAIHTILPGLLGAGQRAPDAMTVAMSTGGVYQTRDDGRSWNPANRGISAGFLPVEEPEYGQCVHKVAAASDGVMFAQNHHGVYRSADPAGQGWTAIEKGLPTDFGFAMVTHPGRPASVLNFPVVSQEVHLPPDNRLAVYRTDDAGDSWQAYVDGLPDDAYFGIVLRDGACTDGADVPGFYFGTRSGDVFAATDDEGTWHQVAAHLPDVLCVRATEV; this is translated from the coding sequence ATGACGTATCTCCTGGTCATCGGCACGCGCAAGGGGCTCTTCACCGCCCGCAGCGAGGACCGGCGCACCTGGCGAGTGGACGGTCCGCACCGTCTGGACGCCGCCGACTACGCGAGCATGAGCTCCGTGTACGCGGTGGGGATCAATCCCCACTCCGGCCGCATCCTGGCCGGTGCCGAAAGCTCCCATTTCGGCCCGAGTGTCTGGTACAGCGACGATCAAGGGGCGACCTGGCACGAACCGGACACCGCGCCCATCGCGTTCCCGGAGGACACCGACGCCTCCTTCACCCGCGCCTGGCAGTTCGCCTTCGGCGACGACGCCGACACCGTCTACGCGGGGGTCGAGCCGCACGCCCTGTTCCGGTCCTCCGACGGCGGTCGGAGTTTCGACCTCGTCCGTGCGCTCTGGGACCACCCGCACCACGACGACTGGTTCCCCGGCGCGGGCGGCGGCGCCATCCACACCATTCTGCCGGGGCTGCTGGGAGCCGGTCAGCGCGCGCCCGACGCCATGACCGTGGCGATGTCCACCGGCGGCGTCTACCAGACCCGCGACGACGGCCGGAGCTGGAACCCGGCCAACCGGGGCATCAGCGCCGGGTTCCTGCCCGTCGAGGAGCCCGAGTACGGCCAGTGCGTGCACAAGGTGGCCGCCGCCTCGGACGGCGTGATGTTCGCCCAGAACCACCACGGCGTCTACCGCAGCGCCGACCCCGCCGGGCAGGGCTGGACCGCCATCGAGAAGGGCCTGCCCACCGACTTCGGCTTCGCCATGGTCACCCACCCGGGGCGGCCCGCCAGCGTTCTCAACTTCCCGGTGGTCAGCCAGGAGGTCCACCTGCCGCCGGACAACCGGCTGGCCGTCTACCGCACCGACGACGCGGGGGACAGCTGGCAGGCCTACGTCGACGGCCTGCCGGACGACGCCTACTTCGGCATCGTGCTCCGCGACGGCGCGTGCACCGACGGGGCCGACGTGCCCGGGTTCTACTTCGGCACCCGCAGCGGGGACGTCTTCGCCGCCACCGACGACGAGGGCACCTGGCACCAGGTGGCCGCCCACCTGCCGGACGTGCTGTGCGTGCGGGCCACGGAGGTGTGA
- a CDS encoding TetR/AcrR family transcriptional regulator — protein MQHPPDTLHARKRRKARATIVSAAFQLFAEYGFDKVTVAQIAERAEVGRTTFFRYFGDKQQVLFADDGAEVDRMCARVREAGRGDGEPGKDLGAAVDLLREAAVAARRHSVPSPARSAVLARLLRESVDLRSRYLLMHEQRADRLAAALIEIGTVEDVAVLAAHAAMACELAALRLAESPEAFPARLDEAHALLRGLGGPGA, from the coding sequence ATGCAACACCCCCCGGACACACTTCACGCCCGCAAACGGCGAAAGGCTCGCGCCACGATCGTGTCGGCCGCCTTCCAGCTCTTCGCCGAGTACGGATTCGACAAGGTCACCGTCGCCCAGATCGCCGAACGCGCGGAGGTCGGCCGGACCACCTTCTTCCGCTACTTCGGCGACAAGCAGCAGGTGCTGTTCGCCGACGACGGCGCCGAAGTGGACCGGATGTGCGCCCGTGTGCGTGAGGCCGGGCGCGGGGACGGGGAGCCGGGGAAGGATCTGGGCGCCGCCGTCGACCTGCTGCGCGAGGCCGCGGTGGCCGCGCGACGGCACTCGGTGCCGTCTCCGGCGCGGTCGGCCGTTCTGGCCCGCCTGCTGCGCGAGAGCGTCGACCTGCGCTCGCGCTACCTGCTCATGCACGAACAGCGTGCCGATCGGCTGGCCGCCGCGCTCATCGAGATCGGCACCGTCGAGGACGTCGCCGTCCTGGCCGCGCACGCGGCCATGGCCTGCGAGCTCGCCGCCCTGCGGCTCGCGGAGAGCCCGGAGGCCTTCCCCGCGCGCTTGGACGAGGCGCACGCGCTCCTGCGCGGGCTCGGCGGCCCCGGGGCCTGA
- a CDS encoding dienelactone hydrolase family protein, with the protein MTEIDLSAYARDGDGSRRLRGYLARPDGRGPWPGVVVLHEVFGVDGEMRRHADHLAELGYLALLPDLYSDGGMLRCVARTMRAVSTGHGRAFTDITAARSWLLAQPDCTGRIGVVGFCMGGGFAIAAAPEFDAAAPNYGLMPPDLAAAVRGACPTVASYAARDRMLKGAAPRLKRALDAEGVPNDVKEYAAAGHSFMNTGPVGPRALRVVLRAMGTGPHPESAADAWRRIEAFFGEHLGTERADRDADGPTAADDDTER; encoded by the coding sequence TTGACCGAGATCGACCTCAGCGCGTACGCCCGGGACGGTGACGGTTCCCGTCGTCTGCGCGGATACCTGGCACGGCCCGACGGAAGGGGTCCCTGGCCCGGCGTGGTGGTCCTGCACGAGGTGTTCGGTGTCGACGGCGAGATGCGCCGGCACGCCGACCACCTGGCCGAACTCGGCTACCTGGCCCTCCTGCCCGATCTGTACAGCGACGGCGGCATGCTGCGGTGCGTCGCCCGCACGATGCGCGCCGTCTCCACCGGGCACGGGCGCGCCTTCACCGACATCACGGCGGCCCGTTCCTGGCTGCTGGCGCAGCCGGACTGCACGGGCCGGATCGGTGTCGTCGGCTTCTGCATGGGCGGCGGCTTCGCGATCGCGGCCGCGCCGGAGTTCGACGCCGCCGCGCCCAACTACGGCCTGATGCCGCCCGACCTGGCGGCGGCGGTCCGCGGCGCCTGCCCCACGGTCGCCAGCTACGCCGCCAGGGACCGGATGCTCAAAGGGGCCGCGCCCCGGCTCAAGCGGGCGCTGGACGCCGAGGGTGTGCCCAACGACGTCAAGGAGTACGCGGCGGCCGGGCATTCCTTCATGAACACCGGGCCCGTCGGACCCCGGGCCCTGCGCGTCGTGCTGCGCGCGATGGGGACGGGACCGCACCCGGAGTCGGCCGCCGACGCCTGGCGCCGCATCGAGGCCTTCTTCGGCGAGCACCTGGGCACGGAGCGCGCCGACCGGGACGCCGACGGACCCACGGCCGCCGACGATGACACAGAGAGATGA
- a CDS encoding DUF1801 domain-containing protein — protein sequence MVSSAASTPDEYLSELPEDRAGVLRALRRLILDRLPPGYEEGMEFGMISYHVPLERFPDTYNGRPLGYVALAAQKRHFSLYLMGVYDEELQREFADQWRATGRKLDMGRACVRFRTLDDVALDVLGDWVARWPVDDLIAAYRAGRERS from the coding sequence ATGGTGTCCAGCGCGGCGTCCACACCCGACGAGTACCTGTCCGAGCTCCCGGAGGACCGGGCCGGGGTGCTGCGCGCGCTCCGCCGCCTCATCCTCGACCGGCTGCCGCCCGGCTACGAGGAGGGCATGGAGTTCGGGATGATCAGCTACCACGTCCCCCTGGAGCGCTTCCCCGACACCTACAACGGCCGACCGCTGGGCTACGTCGCCCTGGCAGCGCAGAAGCGGCACTTCTCCCTCTACCTCATGGGCGTGTACGACGAGGAGCTCCAGCGGGAGTTCGCCGACCAGTGGCGGGCCACCGGTCGCAAGCTCGACATGGGCAGGGCCTGCGTGCGCTTCCGCACGCTGGACGACGTCGCCCTGGACGTGCTCGGCGACTGGGTGGCCCGCTGGCCGGTGGACGACCTCATCGCCGCCTACCGCGCGGGTCGCGAGCGTTCCTGA
- a CDS encoding rhodanese-like domain-containing protein, protein MTALISRDELKKRIDDRSVTVVDALGGSYYEQQHLPGAVALTADEVADRAAEVLPDKDALIAVYCSNPACGNSQAVSTALEGLGYTQVRKYREGIQDWVEGGLPVDRG, encoded by the coding sequence ATGACAGCACTGATCAGCCGTGACGAGCTCAAGAAGCGCATCGACGACCGGAGCGTGACCGTCGTGGACGCCCTGGGAGGCTCCTACTACGAGCAGCAGCACCTGCCCGGGGCGGTCGCCCTCACGGCCGACGAGGTCGCCGACCGGGCCGCGGAGGTGCTCCCCGACAAGGACGCCCTCATCGCCGTGTACTGCTCCAACCCCGCGTGCGGGAACAGCCAGGCGGTCTCCACCGCCCTGGAGGGCCTCGGCTACACCCAGGTGCGCAAGTACCGCGAGGGCATCCAGGACTGGGTGGAGGGCGGCCTGCCCGTCGACAGGGGCTGA
- a CDS encoding TetR/AcrR family transcriptional regulator: protein MNDELLQVLRRPPQERADAARNRTRVLEAASRLFTDGGVAALTVDAVAREAGVGKGTVFRRFGDKSGLVSALLDQRERELQEAIVFGGPPLGPGAPARERALAFFDAYLTYLADHLDLVRLSETAAPGARFRVGAYVFWHRHLAILCAGRPDPDHLAHALLGAVAADLNAELLAQGIDWGRIRAGVATVVDALVTP from the coding sequence GTGAACGACGAACTACTCCAGGTCCTGCGCCGGCCGCCCCAGGAACGCGCCGACGCCGCCCGCAACCGGACCCGTGTCCTGGAGGCCGCGTCACGGCTGTTCACGGACGGGGGCGTGGCCGCCCTGACCGTCGACGCGGTCGCCCGGGAGGCCGGGGTCGGCAAGGGAACCGTGTTCCGCCGATTCGGCGACAAGTCGGGCCTCGTCTCGGCCCTGCTGGACCAGCGCGAACGCGAACTCCAGGAAGCCATCGTCTTCGGCGGCCCCCCGCTGGGCCCCGGGGCTCCCGCGCGTGAGCGGGCCCTGGCCTTCTTCGACGCCTACCTCACCTACCTGGCCGACCACCTGGACCTCGTACGGCTGTCGGAGACCGCCGCGCCCGGGGCGCGGTTCAGGGTCGGCGCGTACGTGTTCTGGCACCGGCACCTGGCCATCCTGTGCGCGGGCCGACCCGACCCCGACCACCTCGCCCATGCGCTCCTGGGGGCGGTCGCGGCCGACCTCAACGCCGAACTGCTCGCCCAGGGGATCGACTGGGGCCGCATCCGCGCGGGCGTCGCCACCGTGGTCGACGCGCTGGTGACCCCGTGA
- a CDS encoding CapA family protein, with product MRTGPVTLFLSGDVMLGRGVDQILPHPGDPVLEEAFVRDARAYVRMAEDAHGSIPAPVDFSWPWGDALPVLEKAGPDARVVNLETSVTEGGAFWPGKQVHYRAHPANLPCLAEARPDVCSLANNHVMDFGYAGLADTLAALSAVGLRAAGAGRDAQEARAPVAVPVDGGGRVLVFAVGLASSGIPPDWAAGEDRPGVGLVSAGTGAADVVARVRRAREPGDVVVVSVHWGGNWGYDVSREVAFAHALVDGGVDVVHGHSSHMPRPIEVYRDRLVLYGCGDLVNDYEGIPGYEEYRDDLRLLYLASVEPGTGRLLDLRMVPLRARRMRLWRAPSEDVRWLRRRLTDVSARFGCVLVRDGEGLALRVGPTARPPGSGRSRRGRERSAPRRPGEPPVLRTGPAPAGTGTPRVLPGGQATPGTAAVAGRTRG from the coding sequence GTGCGCACCGGTCCGGTGACCCTGTTCCTCTCCGGGGACGTGATGCTCGGCCGCGGGGTGGACCAGATCCTGCCCCACCCGGGGGATCCCGTCCTGGAGGAGGCCTTCGTCCGGGACGCGCGTGCCTACGTCCGCATGGCCGAGGACGCCCACGGGTCCATCCCCGCCCCGGTCGACTTCTCCTGGCCGTGGGGCGACGCCCTGCCGGTGCTGGAGAAGGCCGGGCCCGACGCGCGGGTGGTCAACCTGGAGACCAGCGTCACGGAGGGCGGGGCCTTCTGGCCGGGCAAGCAGGTGCACTACCGGGCGCATCCGGCGAACCTGCCCTGCCTGGCCGAGGCCCGGCCGGACGTGTGCTCGCTGGCCAACAACCACGTCATGGACTTCGGGTACGCCGGTCTGGCGGACACGCTGGCGGCCCTGTCGGCGGTCGGCCTGCGCGCGGCGGGCGCGGGCCGCGACGCGCAGGAGGCGCGTGCTCCGGTCGCCGTGCCCGTGGACGGGGGCGGGCGGGTGCTGGTGTTCGCGGTCGGGCTGGCCTCCAGCGGCATCCCGCCCGACTGGGCCGCCGGTGAGGACCGTCCCGGAGTCGGCCTGGTGTCCGCCGGGACCGGTGCCGCAGACGTCGTGGCGCGGGTGCGACGCGCGCGCGAGCCCGGAGACGTGGTCGTGGTCTCGGTCCACTGGGGCGGCAACTGGGGATACGACGTCTCACGGGAGGTCGCCTTCGCCCACGCTCTGGTCGACGGGGGCGTGGACGTCGTGCACGGGCACTCCTCGCACATGCCGCGACCGATCGAGGTCTACCGCGACCGGCTGGTCCTGTACGGCTGCGGCGACCTGGTCAACGACTACGAGGGCATCCCGGGGTACGAGGAGTACCGTGACGACCTGCGGCTGCTCTACCTGGCCTCGGTGGAACCGGGCACCGGGCGGCTGCTCGACCTGCGGATGGTGCCGCTGCGGGCCCGCCGGATGCGGCTGTGGCGGGCCCCGAGCGAGGACGTGCGGTGGCTCCGGCGGCGGCTCACCGACGTCAGCGCCCGCTTCGGGTGCGTACTCGTCCGCGACGGCGAGGGCCTGGCCCTGCGAGTGGGGCCTACCGCTCGGCCTCCGGGTTCTGGGCGGAGCCGCCGGGGGCGGGAGAGGAGTGCCCCGCGGCGTCCGGGAGAGCCGCCGGTCCTGCGTACGGGGCCGGCGCCGGCGGGTACGGGTACGCCCCGGGTGCTCCCGGGTGGGCAGGCCACGCCTGGAACCGCCGCCGTCGCAGGTCGGACGCGCGGCTGA
- a CDS encoding GAF domain-containing protein yields the protein MPGAWNAWSWDADPDTVRRDVSVAHDRFTGSGRLSHRVRDVVGESWRRSALHGVDPDATLPRVELSGHALRDHRDAHPLSAAMPLLRRLLADGVTGPQILAVGDASGRLLWVEGDHRLRSRAEDVHFVEGANWLERSAGTNAPGVALALDHEVQVFASEHFSRGVQRWSCSAAPLHDPDTGALIGVLDLTGEDRIASPQALALVRAAAAATEMELRAQRISGRIPTPGRSLDDAPAGAPGRAVLRVLGRDRAGLTLDDHTVELSRRHSEILLLLTRHPRGLNGEALGARLHEADASPVTIRAEMSRLRRLLGTGLLASRPYRLLHPVDTDVDEVRRHLADGAYRRALETCTGPVLPASEAPGVVDLREELRAEVCEALAANATPDVRLAWADHPEWRDDPRVLSAALDTPESPRHAALRGRLRRLGA from the coding sequence ATGCCCGGCGCCTGGAACGCCTGGTCATGGGACGCCGATCCCGACACCGTGCGACGGGACGTCTCCGTCGCCCACGACCGCTTCACCGGCTCGGGCCGACTCAGCCACCGCGTGCGCGACGTGGTCGGGGAGTCCTGGCGGCGCAGCGCCCTGCACGGCGTCGACCCCGACGCCACCCTGCCCAGGGTCGAGCTCTCCGGGCACGCCCTGCGCGACCACCGCGACGCCCACCCCCTGTCCGCGGCCATGCCGCTGCTGCGCCGCCTGCTCGCCGACGGCGTGACCGGCCCGCAGATCCTCGCGGTCGGCGACGCCTCCGGGCGCCTGCTGTGGGTGGAGGGCGACCACCGGCTGCGCTCCCGCGCCGAGGACGTGCACTTCGTCGAGGGCGCCAACTGGCTGGAGCGCTCGGCCGGGACGAACGCCCCCGGCGTCGCGCTCGCCCTCGACCACGAGGTCCAGGTGTTCGCCAGCGAGCACTTCTCCCGGGGCGTGCAGCGGTGGAGCTGCTCGGCCGCGCCCCTGCACGACCCCGACACCGGCGCGCTCATCGGCGTCCTCGACCTGACCGGCGAGGACCGCATCGCCTCGCCGCAGGCTCTGGCGCTGGTGCGCGCGGCGGCCGCCGCCACGGAGATGGAGCTGCGGGCCCAGCGGATCAGCGGCCGGATCCCCACACCGGGCCGCTCACTGGACGACGCTCCCGCGGGCGCCCCGGGTCGGGCCGTGCTGCGGGTGCTGGGTCGCGACCGCGCCGGCCTCACCCTCGACGACCACACCGTCGAACTCAGCCGTCGGCACTCGGAGATCCTGCTGCTGCTCACCCGCCACCCGCGCGGGCTCAACGGTGAGGCGCTCGGCGCCCGCCTGCACGAGGCCGACGCCTCCCCGGTCACCATCCGCGCCGAGATGTCACGGCTGCGCCGCCTGCTGGGGACCGGGCTGCTCGCCTCCCGCCCCTACCGCCTGCTCCACCCGGTGGACACCGACGTCGACGAGGTCCGCCGCCACCTGGCCGACGGCGCCTACCGGCGGGCCCTGGAGACCTGTACCGGTCCGGTGCTGCCCGCCTCCGAGGCACCCGGAGTGGTCGACCTGCGCGAGGAGCTGCGCGCCGAGGTGTGCGAGGCGCTGGCCGCCAACGCGACCCCGGACGTGCGGCTGGCCTGGGCCGACCACCCCGAGTGGCGGGACGACCCGCGCGTGCTGTCGGCGGCGCTGGACACACCGGAGTCCCCGCGGCACGCGGCCCTGCGCGGTCGCCTGCGCCGGCTCGGTGCGTGA